In Akkermansia muciniphila, one DNA window encodes the following:
- a CDS encoding phytoene/squalene synthase family protein, translating into MTQAQTITSKAKSNLAFALIDLPEEERRHMAEFYAFCRTVDDIVDEPGMTPRERHDALNRWVEVINGGEGLELTELEEDIIALIQDLELDTTPMLHLIEGCRSDINQQQPRSRDELLDYTYCVACCVGLTSARIMGAGEASYPYAIALGHALQMVNIIRDVAEDCSKSNRIYLPKEDMDRFGYTLEDLRCRVYSPRLQDLLKYEADLAETFFAEAEREYNLLSPEDKAALVPAQAMALIYHTILDKMKASGFRIFNIRYRVNTFHKLWLLFRIKLDIDPQSYYDKSKAYYDKLVGFLSRPGRKDEK; encoded by the coding sequence ATGACTCAAGCCCAAACCATCACCAGCAAGGCCAAGTCCAACCTGGCCTTTGCCCTCATTGACCTTCCTGAAGAAGAACGCCGCCATATGGCGGAATTTTACGCTTTCTGCCGCACGGTGGACGATATCGTGGACGAACCGGGCATGACTCCCCGCGAACGCCACGACGCATTGAACCGCTGGGTGGAGGTCATCAACGGCGGAGAAGGCCTGGAACTGACGGAACTGGAAGAGGACATCATAGCCCTTATCCAGGATTTGGAGCTGGACACTACTCCCATGCTGCACCTGATTGAAGGCTGCCGTTCGGACATCAACCAGCAGCAGCCCCGCAGCCGTGATGAACTTCTGGATTACACCTACTGCGTAGCCTGTTGCGTGGGACTGACCTCCGCCCGCATCATGGGGGCGGGAGAAGCTTCCTATCCGTATGCGATTGCCCTGGGGCATGCCCTTCAAATGGTGAACATTATCCGGGATGTGGCGGAAGACTGCAGCAAGTCCAACCGCATTTATTTGCCCAAGGAGGATATGGACCGCTTTGGATACACTCTGGAAGACCTGCGCTGCAGGGTGTATTCCCCCCGGCTTCAGGATCTGCTGAAGTATGAAGCGGATCTGGCGGAAACTTTCTTTGCGGAAGCGGAGAGGGAATACAACCTCCTCAGCCCGGAAGACAAAGCCGCTCTTGTTCCGGCGCAGGCCATGGCGCTCATTTACCATACCATTCTGGACAAAATGAAGGCGAGCGGCTTCCGTATTTTCAACATCCGCTACCGCGTCAACACCTTCCACAAGCTCTGGCTCCTGTTCCGCATCAAACTGGATATTGACCCCCAATCCTACTACGACAAATCCAAGGCATATTATGACAAGCTGGTAGGCTTTCTTTCCCGCCCCGGCAGAAAGGATGAAAAATAG
- the lepB gene encoding signal peptidase I, protein MTPPDGASWMPYFMNSPHKSILAALYDCFPVADAVLVFILDHPLAWFTPKWRRKGRMALKTVRRYINYNRDLLPPERLAEFEESRDLLKTALYRGDRQQAETVTAKLESTLESIPGAVPSALAENVEVLFVILAIFLGLRCYVVQPFRIPTGSMQPSLNGIRALPQEGSPTLMQKIGDMILYGGSYVHETASKEKKIVRFEPATKYLLLTVTNVIFDDGSKLEIPAAEAETRRYFLNQEPRFEAERHTPFRTYLPGDTIVNARFDAGDLIVVNKMAYHFRKPERGEVFVFDTRGIEGIANKGSSTGQEGGTHYVKRLCGIPGDTLSIQDSQLIVNGKPATERTIQGVASGKPPYQPCGYVALPAPLSLLDGRAYITEGGTVHLSNDSKRPYLREYVALGDNSTRENSFDSRYWGPVRQYNIVGPASFCLWPFTSHWGLIP, encoded by the coding sequence ATGACGCCTCCGGACGGGGCATCATGGATGCCGTACTTCATGAATAGCCCGCACAAGTCCATCCTAGCTGCCCTTTACGATTGCTTCCCGGTTGCAGACGCCGTTCTGGTGTTTATTCTGGATCATCCTCTGGCCTGGTTCACGCCCAAATGGCGCCGGAAAGGGCGTATGGCCCTGAAAACAGTGCGCCGCTATATCAATTACAATCGCGACCTTCTGCCTCCCGAACGCCTGGCGGAGTTTGAAGAAAGCCGCGACCTGCTGAAAACGGCCCTTTACCGGGGTGACAGGCAGCAGGCGGAAACCGTTACCGCCAAACTGGAATCCACGCTGGAATCCATTCCCGGAGCGGTTCCTTCCGCCCTGGCGGAAAACGTGGAAGTTCTGTTCGTGATTCTGGCCATTTTCCTGGGCTTGCGCTGTTACGTAGTCCAGCCCTTCCGCATCCCGACCGGTTCCATGCAGCCCTCCCTGAACGGAATCCGCGCCCTTCCCCAGGAAGGGAGCCCCACCCTGATGCAGAAAATCGGGGACATGATCCTGTACGGCGGCTCCTATGTGCACGAAACGGCCTCCAAGGAAAAGAAAATCGTCCGCTTCGAACCTGCCACCAAGTATCTCCTGCTCACGGTGACCAACGTAATTTTCGATGACGGCTCCAAGCTGGAAATCCCGGCGGCGGAAGCGGAAACGCGCCGCTACTTCCTCAATCAGGAGCCGCGCTTTGAAGCTGAACGGCACACCCCGTTCAGAACCTATCTGCCCGGAGACACAATCGTCAATGCCCGTTTTGACGCCGGAGACCTGATCGTGGTGAATAAAATGGCCTACCACTTCCGCAAGCCGGAACGCGGGGAAGTCTTCGTCTTTGATACACGCGGCATCGAAGGCATCGCCAATAAGGGAAGCAGCACCGGCCAGGAAGGAGGAACCCACTACGTCAAACGCCTCTGCGGCATTCCGGGGGATACCCTCTCCATTCAGGACTCCCAGCTCATCGTCAACGGGAAACCCGCCACGGAACGGACTATCCAGGGGGTCGCTTCCGGCAAGCCCCCCTACCAGCCCTGCGGCTACGTGGCCCTTCCCGCCCCCCTGAGCCTGCTGGACGGCAGAGCTTACATCACGGAGGGAGGGACCGTGCATCTGTCCAACGACAGCAAACGCCCCTATCTGCGTGAATACGTGGCGCTGGGGGACAATTCCACCCGCGAAAACTCCTTTGATTCCCGGTACTGGGGCCCCGTCCGCCAATACAACATCGTAGGTCCCGCCAGCTTCTGCCTGTGGCCCTTTACTTCCCACTGGGGCCTGATTCCATGA
- a CDS encoding FAD-binding oxidoreductase → MSLKEDISRILGPGKVSGTPDVLAAHAGDKWYASVLPEAVVFPESTEDVSLLLRYASSMNIPVTARGGGVGYVGGCVPVRGGISLSLERMNRILEISPEDGVAVVEPGVITADLQREARALGWFYPPDPASRKECSIGGNIATNAGGPRCLKYGVTKAYVLGLTVVLASGEVVECGGRTHKNKTGFDLGDLFIGSEGMLGIITRAVLRLIPHPEAFGALSAGFPQFPLAAAAVQRILNSGHLPSALEITDSFTLRAARNYLGDSALPSGCRGHLIVEVDGRRPAVREELDSLCTLLEECGATGILRADTEAEAEAIWQLRREFSYSLKATGMTKLNEDIVIPRSRLVALVEFCEALNRETGLDIACFGHSGDGNIHTNIMVDDYSNPEKKALADACVDRLFHWVLAHGGAITGEHGIGLAKAKWFRKAVGEGAFHLHELVKSALDPKNLLNPGKMGLP, encoded by the coding sequence ATGTCTTTGAAAGAAGACATTTCCCGCATTCTGGGGCCTGGAAAAGTTTCCGGAACCCCGGATGTGCTGGCGGCGCACGCCGGAGACAAATGGTACGCCTCCGTTCTGCCGGAGGCAGTCGTTTTCCCGGAAAGCACGGAGGACGTCTCCCTGCTGCTGCGCTACGCATCCTCCATGAATATCCCCGTCACGGCCCGCGGCGGCGGGGTAGGATACGTAGGGGGATGCGTTCCCGTGCGCGGAGGCATCAGCCTTTCCCTGGAACGGATGAACCGTATCCTGGAGATATCCCCGGAAGACGGCGTTGCCGTGGTGGAACCCGGCGTTATCACAGCGGATCTTCAGCGGGAAGCCCGTGCTCTGGGATGGTTCTACCCTCCGGACCCGGCCTCCAGGAAGGAATGCAGCATCGGGGGAAACATCGCCACGAACGCGGGCGGCCCCAGGTGCCTGAAATACGGAGTCACCAAAGCTTACGTGCTGGGGCTGACCGTGGTGCTTGCCAGCGGAGAGGTAGTGGAATGCGGCGGCCGCACCCATAAAAACAAGACGGGATTCGATCTCGGAGACCTCTTTATCGGTTCGGAAGGAATGCTGGGCATCATCACCCGGGCCGTTCTGAGGCTCATCCCCCACCCGGAAGCATTCGGCGCGCTCAGCGCCGGCTTCCCGCAATTCCCTCTGGCCGCCGCCGCCGTGCAGCGCATCCTGAACAGCGGGCACCTTCCTTCCGCCCTGGAAATAACGGACAGCTTCACTCTCCGCGCCGCCCGGAACTATCTGGGGGACAGCGCCCTGCCTTCCGGCTGCCGCGGCCACCTGATTGTGGAAGTGGACGGCAGACGGCCTGCCGTGCGGGAAGAACTGGATTCCCTATGCACCCTGCTGGAGGAATGCGGCGCAACCGGAATTCTGCGCGCAGACACGGAAGCGGAGGCAGAAGCCATCTGGCAGCTCCGCCGGGAATTTTCCTACAGCCTGAAAGCGACCGGAATGACCAAGCTCAACGAAGACATCGTCATTCCCAGGTCGCGCCTGGTGGCCCTGGTGGAATTCTGCGAGGCCCTGAACCGGGAAACAGGGCTGGACATCGCGTGTTTCGGCCATTCCGGGGATGGCAATATCCATACCAACATCATGGTGGACGATTACTCGAATCCGGAGAAGAAGGCCCTGGCGGACGCCTGTGTGGACAGGTTGTTCCACTGGGTGCTGGCGCACGGAGGAGCCATTACCGGGGAACACGGCATCGGCCTGGCGAAGGCCAAATGGTTCCGGAAAGCCGTGGGGGAAGGAGCCTTCCACCTTCACGAACTGGTCAAATCCGCCCTGGACCCAAAAAATCTGCTGAATCCTGGAAAAATGGGGCTTCCGTAA
- a CDS encoding DOMON-like domain-containing protein has product MQVIIHQWAFNGSFDQLASLPRQELVNDWFGYDVEPSAEFAFATDGEFLWFLASRSKAATIHPEARPGQFQPELWRYDLAEWFMAAGDGTNYWEFNLAPNGAWWACAFSDTRRANEDIPAPLAVDTKCILTDESWCAMARIPLNELRGVDIRDCKLAATFILDTPDQIFLTTADDLSGNPDFHRPDCFCTPILK; this is encoded by the coding sequence ATGCAAGTAATCATTCACCAATGGGCCTTCAACGGAAGTTTTGACCAGCTTGCCTCCCTGCCCCGCCAGGAACTTGTCAACGACTGGTTCGGCTATGATGTGGAGCCAAGCGCGGAATTCGCCTTCGCCACGGACGGGGAATTTCTCTGGTTTCTGGCTTCCCGCAGCAAGGCAGCCACCATCCACCCGGAAGCCCGGCCCGGCCAGTTCCAGCCGGAATTATGGCGTTACGACCTGGCGGAATGGTTCATGGCCGCCGGAGACGGCACCAATTACTGGGAATTCAACCTCGCGCCCAACGGCGCATGGTGGGCCTGCGCCTTTTCCGACACCCGCCGCGCCAATGAAGACATTCCCGCTCCGCTGGCTGTGGATACCAAGTGCATTTTAACGGATGAAAGCTGGTGCGCCATGGCCCGGATTCCTCTGAACGAACTGCGCGGCGTGGACATCCGCGACTGCAAGCTGGCAGCCACGTTCATCCTGGATACTCCGGACCAGATTTTCCTGACTACGGCGGACGACCTTTCCGGCAATCCGGATTTCCACCGCCCGGACTGCTTCTGCACCCCCATTCTCAAATAA
- a CDS encoding EpsI family protein — MNIKTLKILIIPFLMAVMLGGTYLMPRKGEVQESSISMDLPTGMNPYGWHGTRRQESEQERSLLAPDTEFSKADYVQELPISLDETETVPVLCRVSIVRSGHDLNNSIHRPERCLPAQGHFNLTGTTADVPVEGHGTIRMTKLKSQQNIAPDHPQPVILDSMHYYVFIGHRHMTEDHLIRTLMDMKDRVLHGMDQRWCYFQISTTYGDKIRVSEEKAREQTERLISQLLSQLVKWDELKR; from the coding sequence ATGAACATTAAAACGCTCAAAATTCTCATCATCCCTTTCCTGATGGCCGTCATGCTCGGCGGCACTTACCTGATGCCCCGCAAGGGGGAGGTGCAGGAATCCTCCATCAGCATGGATCTCCCCACAGGCATGAATCCGTACGGCTGGCACGGCACGCGCCGTCAGGAATCTGAACAGGAACGGAGCCTCCTGGCCCCGGACACGGAATTTTCCAAAGCGGATTACGTGCAGGAACTTCCCATCAGCCTGGATGAGACGGAAACCGTACCCGTTCTGTGCCGCGTTTCCATCGTTAGATCCGGTCATGATTTAAACAACTCCATCCACCGTCCGGAACGCTGCCTTCCGGCCCAGGGCCACTTTAACCTGACGGGGACCACGGCGGATGTCCCCGTGGAAGGCCATGGAACCATCAGGATGACCAAGCTGAAATCCCAGCAGAACATCGCTCCGGACCATCCGCAACCTGTCATTCTGGACAGCATGCATTATTACGTATTTATCGGCCACCGCCACATGACGGAAGACCACTTGATCCGCACCCTGATGGATATGAAAGACAGGGTTCTGCACGGCATGGATCAACGCTGGTGCTATTTCCAGATTTCCACCACGTACGGGGACAAGATCAGGGTATCGGAAGAGAAAGCCCGGGAACAGACGGAACGCCTCATCAGCCAACTTCTCTCCCAACTGGTGAAGTGGGATGAATTGAAGCGGTAA
- a CDS encoding exosortase/archaeosortase family protein, translated as MMDSPVPDGKERFLTAPMIASLAVSTLLLALTYLAFPEFGSSGNETSIQWLISSWNKQTDYEHGWLVVPIIAFMLYHARKKIAQAPRRMDWRGLILFIPAIMLLMLSFRVGQPRVAVGALPLILLGGAWYLAGPQTARLCAFPLLFFWLCIPLPSFQQATVGLQIIATELGHWGATVFGVDTYLQGTNIRSTGGHWDAFNIAGGCSGMRSLMALLMLSAAWAYLSDLKFWKKCVLFLSAIPLAVIGNGVRITSIVVMAEYGDPEFASKTWHDWSGLLFFFPISLFGLAAVHSLLAGELIWKPSQRKKLVVKMNKSH; from the coding sequence ATGATGGATTCCCCCGTTCCTGACGGCAAAGAGAGATTTCTGACCGCCCCCATGATCGCCTCCCTGGCCGTGAGCACGCTGCTGCTGGCGCTGACTTATCTGGCATTCCCGGAATTCGGTTCATCCGGAAATGAAACCAGCATCCAGTGGCTCATTTCCTCCTGGAACAAGCAAACGGATTATGAACACGGCTGGCTGGTGGTTCCCATCATCGCCTTCATGCTGTACCATGCCAGAAAGAAAATTGCCCAGGCTCCCAGACGCATGGACTGGCGCGGCCTGATTCTTTTCATCCCGGCGATCATGCTTCTGATGCTTTCTTTCCGCGTGGGGCAGCCCCGCGTGGCCGTAGGCGCTCTTCCCCTGATTTTACTGGGCGGGGCCTGGTATCTGGCCGGACCGCAAACCGCCAGGCTGTGCGCCTTCCCTCTGCTCTTTTTCTGGCTGTGCATCCCCCTGCCCTCCTTCCAGCAGGCTACGGTAGGGCTGCAAATCATCGCGACGGAGCTGGGGCATTGGGGAGCAACCGTCTTCGGGGTAGATACCTATCTGCAGGGCACCAATATCCGCTCTACCGGCGGACACTGGGACGCTTTCAATATTGCAGGAGGGTGCAGCGGCATGCGCTCCCTGATGGCGCTGCTCATGCTGTCCGCGGCCTGGGCCTACCTGTCCGACCTGAAATTCTGGAAAAAATGTGTGCTCTTCCTCAGCGCGATTCCCCTGGCTGTCATCGGCAACGGTGTCCGCATCACCAGTATCGTGGTGATGGCGGAATACGGAGATCCCGAGTTTGCGTCAAAAACCTGGCATGACTGGTCCGGCCTGCTGTTTTTCTTCCCCATCAGCCTTTTCGGCCTGGCGGCCGTCCACTCCCTGCTGGCCGGGGAGCTGATATGGAAGCCGTCACAACGAAAGAAACTGGTTGTCAAAATGAACAAGTCCCATTAA
- a CDS encoding ribose-phosphate diphosphokinase: MKIISGTAHRELAERIAQSVGIQLTNVTVNTFPDGESFVKINENIRGKDVFLIQPTCPPTNHNIMELCVMVDAARRASAGRITAVVPFFGYARQDRKDQPRVPITAKLVANLLTAAGVDRVLTMDLHAAQIQGFFDIPVDHLYAAPVLIRHLREHYVKDLKKLVVVSPDVGGVKMARAYSDALGAELAIVAKHRVNATHVEAMNVIGDVEGRDAVLIDDMTETAGTLCAAANILKERGAQRVFACVSHGVLGDMARERISGSCIERVLTSDTVPMAYGPKVDCVSVGDLLGHAVQRIHDGESVSSLFDI; encoded by the coding sequence ATGAAGATTATCAGCGGTACAGCACACAGAGAACTTGCGGAGCGCATTGCGCAAAGCGTAGGCATTCAGTTGACGAACGTTACGGTGAATACTTTCCCTGATGGGGAAAGTTTTGTAAAGATAAATGAAAACATCCGGGGCAAGGATGTTTTCCTCATTCAGCCCACCTGCCCGCCCACGAACCATAATATCATGGAATTGTGCGTGATGGTAGATGCCGCCCGCCGCGCCAGTGCCGGACGCATCACGGCTGTTGTTCCCTTCTTCGGGTATGCCCGCCAGGACCGCAAGGACCAGCCCCGCGTTCCCATTACCGCCAAGCTGGTGGCCAATCTGCTGACGGCCGCCGGAGTGGACCGCGTGCTGACCATGGATCTCCATGCCGCCCAGATCCAGGGATTCTTTGATATTCCGGTGGATCACCTGTACGCCGCCCCCGTTTTAATCCGTCACCTGCGCGAACATTATGTTAAAGACCTCAAGAAACTGGTCGTCGTCTCCCCGGATGTGGGCGGCGTGAAAATGGCTCGCGCGTACTCTGACGCTCTGGGTGCGGAATTGGCCATTGTTGCCAAGCACCGCGTCAACGCCACCCATGTGGAAGCCATGAATGTCATTGGTGACGTGGAAGGTCGCGATGCCGTCCTGATTGACGACATGACGGAAACCGCCGGCACTCTGTGCGCTGCCGCCAATATCCTGAAGGAACGGGGAGCCCAGCGCGTGTTCGCCTGCGTTTCCCACGGCGTGCTGGGGGACATGGCCCGCGAACGGATTTCCGGTTCCTGCATTGAACGCGTTCTTACCTCCGACACTGTTCCCATGGCTTATGGCCCCAAGGTGGACTGTGTCAGCGTGGGAGATCTGCTGGGTCATGCCGTGCAGCGCATACATGACGGAGAATCCGTATCATCATTATTTGACATTTAG
- a CDS encoding 50S ribosomal protein L25 — protein MATSHSLKAETRACGSGNLKQLRSQGLVPGVVYGPGFDNVNIQVDAREFARMLASAVSEHILVALDINGKIVKVLLKEVQHNPITNACLHVDFQAVTDTTVIHSIVPVILEGDSAGVALGGVLDQTIHELAIICQVKDLPEAINADVSGLKLGESLRIADLKLPSGVTTELAGDVIVAIVEAPRVSGEEAAPAAEDAAAEK, from the coding sequence ATGGCTACATCCCATTCCCTCAAGGCCGAAACGAGAGCCTGCGGCTCCGGTAATCTGAAGCAACTCCGCAGCCAGGGCCTGGTTCCCGGCGTGGTTTACGGTCCCGGTTTTGACAACGTCAATATCCAGGTTGACGCCCGTGAATTTGCCCGCATGCTGGCTTCCGCCGTTTCCGAACACATCCTCGTGGCCCTGGATATCAACGGCAAAATCGTGAAGGTTCTCCTTAAGGAAGTGCAGCACAACCCCATCACCAACGCCTGCCTGCATGTGGACTTCCAGGCTGTGACCGACACCACGGTCATCCATTCCATTGTTCCCGTCATTCTGGAAGGCGATTCCGCCGGCGTGGCTTTGGGCGGCGTTCTGGACCAGACCATTCATGAACTGGCAATTATCTGCCAGGTGAAGGATCTGCCGGAAGCCATTAACGCTGACGTCTCCGGTTTGAAGCTGGGTGAAAGTCTGCGCATTGCCGATCTCAAGCTCCCCTCCGGCGTAACTACGGAACTGGCCGGCGATGTGATCGTCGCTATTGTGGAAGCTCCCCGTGTTTCCGGCGAGGAAGCGGCTCCGGCTGCTGAAGATGCTGCTGCCGAGAAATAA
- the hisB gene encoding imidazoleglycerol-phosphate dehydratase HisB, which produces MRNASCKRVTGETDISMELNLDGTGCAAVATGHAFFDHMLDLLARHSLMDLTLQARGDLEVDAHHTVEDVGIVLGECIKNALGDKKGIVRYGCSYLPMDETLTRVVMDLSNRPYVAFRIPEGGLPDAPNFPLTLCEEFCRALANNLRCNLHVEVLYGRDGHHIAESVFKGIAHALRQAAAIDPRAAGTLPSTKGML; this is translated from the coding sequence ATGAGGAACGCTTCTTGCAAACGGGTCACGGGTGAAACGGACATCAGCATGGAACTGAACCTGGACGGCACGGGATGCGCCGCCGTCGCAACGGGGCATGCATTTTTTGACCACATGCTGGACTTACTGGCCCGCCATTCCCTGATGGACCTGACCCTTCAGGCCCGCGGAGACCTGGAAGTGGACGCCCACCACACGGTGGAGGATGTGGGAATCGTTTTGGGGGAATGCATTAAAAATGCGCTGGGGGACAAAAAGGGCATTGTCCGCTACGGCTGTTCCTACCTGCCCATGGATGAAACTCTTACGCGCGTGGTGATGGATTTGAGCAACCGCCCGTATGTTGCTTTCCGTATCCCGGAAGGCGGTTTGCCGGATGCTCCCAACTTTCCGCTGACCCTTTGCGAGGAATTCTGCCGCGCGCTGGCCAATAACCTGCGTTGCAACCTGCATGTGGAAGTGCTTTACGGCAGGGATGGCCACCACATTGCGGAATCTGTCTTCAAGGGCATCGCGCATGCGTTGCGGCAGGCTGCGGCGATTGATCCCCGGGCCGCCGGGACGCTGCCTTCAACCAAGGGAATGCTGTAA
- the hisH gene encoding imidazole glycerol phosphate synthase subunit HisH: MKLGVIDYGAGNLRSVLNTFEAAGVTGHLVRTPEDAAGVTHLVLPGVGAFGDCAEKLRRQNLVPLVREWIERDRPFLGICVGYQVLFESGEEDEQVPGLGILKGRVVRFSESELKVPHMGWNSVALADPADPIWKGMGKEPYFYFVHSYYPQPEDESLIAAFCTYGVRFAAAVRCGNLVATQFHPEKSQKLGVKLLENFISL; encoded by the coding sequence ATGAAACTGGGCGTGATTGATTACGGTGCGGGCAATCTCCGCAGTGTGCTGAACACCTTTGAGGCCGCCGGCGTGACGGGGCACCTGGTGCGTACGCCGGAAGATGCGGCGGGCGTAACCCATTTGGTTCTTCCAGGCGTGGGCGCCTTCGGCGACTGTGCGGAAAAGCTGCGCCGCCAGAATCTGGTGCCCCTAGTTCGGGAGTGGATAGAGCGAGACAGGCCTTTTCTGGGCATTTGCGTGGGCTATCAGGTCCTTTTTGAAAGCGGGGAGGAAGACGAACAAGTCCCCGGACTGGGAATTCTCAAGGGTCGCGTGGTCCGGTTTTCAGAATCGGAACTCAAGGTGCCTCACATGGGTTGGAACAGCGTGGCTCTAGCCGATCCCGCCGATCCCATCTGGAAAGGCATGGGGAAGGAACCGTACTTTTATTTCGTGCATTCCTATTATCCTCAGCCGGAGGATGAATCCCTGATTGCCGCTTTCTGCACCTACGGCGTGCGTTTTGCGGCCGCTGTCAGATGCGGCAATCTGGTCGCCACCCAGTTCCATCCGGAAAAGAGCCAGAAACTGGGCGTGAAACTGCTGGAAAACTTTATTTCCCTGTAA
- the rpsF gene encoding 30S ribosomal protein S6 — MRNYEALIVFNMKGTETPVEELISTVAAAMKEEGADITATENAGRREFAYESNHLSAGQYVTYTFSAEPSAIRPIRERLRLNPQIHLQYYKVLG; from the coding sequence ATGAGAAATTACGAAGCTCTTATCGTATTCAACATGAAGGGTACGGAAACTCCCGTTGAAGAGTTGATCAGCACCGTAGCCGCCGCGATGAAGGAAGAAGGCGCCGACATCACCGCCACGGAAAACGCCGGCCGCCGCGAATTCGCCTACGAATCCAACCACCTTTCCGCCGGGCAGTATGTGACCTACACGTTCTCTGCGGAACCTTCCGCCATCAGGCCCATCCGCGAACGCCTTCGCCTGAATCCCCAGATTCACCTTCAGTATTACAAGGTGCTCGGCTAA
- the pdxA gene encoding 4-hydroxythreonine-4-phosphate dehydrogenase PdxA produces MKPVIGYTLGDQSGIGPEVISAALASGELPEGAEYRLIGKRENLPLGRPNAESAKHAFDHLEQAAHALREGTVDAVVTAPVCKETLHEAGFRWPGQTEFFAERLETNNYAMCLTGKRLTVGLATIHTSLQSVPSLLKTEELVRIGTLLKDFCIRKGIMRPRIALAALNPHAGEHGAFGDEDEAIISPAVERLRRINTDAAFDGPSVPDCVYRDAVEGNYDAVLAPYHDQGLIPLKLVDFHTAVNVTLGLPRPRLSPDHGTAFNLAGTGKANPSSTIHAFQLAVQMAQTR; encoded by the coding sequence ATGAAACCGGTCATTGGATACACGCTGGGCGACCAGTCGGGCATAGGCCCGGAAGTCATTTCCGCCGCGCTTGCTTCCGGAGAACTCCCGGAAGGCGCGGAATACCGCCTCATCGGCAAGAGAGAGAATCTTCCCCTGGGCAGGCCTAACGCGGAATCCGCCAAACACGCCTTCGACCATCTGGAACAGGCGGCCCATGCCCTGCGGGAAGGAACGGTGGACGCTGTCGTCACCGCCCCCGTCTGCAAGGAAACCCTGCATGAGGCAGGCTTCCGCTGGCCGGGGCAGACGGAATTCTTTGCAGAACGCCTGGAAACGAACAATTACGCCATGTGCCTGACTGGAAAACGGTTGACGGTGGGGCTGGCAACCATCCACACCTCCCTCCAAAGCGTGCCGTCCCTGCTGAAAACAGAGGAACTGGTCCGCATCGGAACCCTGCTGAAAGACTTCTGCATCCGCAAGGGAATCATGCGCCCGCGTATCGCCCTGGCAGCCCTGAACCCCCACGCCGGGGAACACGGCGCTTTCGGCGATGAAGATGAAGCCATCATTTCCCCGGCCGTGGAACGACTGAGGAGGATCAATACGGATGCCGCATTTGACGGGCCTTCCGTCCCGGACTGCGTGTACCGGGATGCCGTGGAAGGGAACTATGACGCCGTGCTGGCCCCTTACCATGACCAGGGGTTGATTCCTCTGAAGCTGGTGGACTTCCATACCGCCGTCAACGTCACCCTGGGCCTGCCCCGCCCCCGGCTGAGCCCGGACCACGGAACCGCCTTCAACCTGGCGGGCACCGGAAAGGCCAATCCGTCCAGCACCATCCACGCTTTCCAGCTGGCCGTACAGATGGCGCAGACGCGTTAA
- a CDS encoding thioredoxin family protein translates to MTSIQLFYSRDCPGDILRANTLQALDHLGINAEMRTAETVPEQIGAPLPALAIDGKIVVSGVEPSVRELELLLKDHLQEREEDSPCGACGMGCNGINGPENCPMCVQDGKNGSMAGRIIGFAILLMILFLAMKILS, encoded by the coding sequence ATGACCAGCATTCAGCTTTTTTACAGCCGGGACTGCCCGGGAGACATCCTGCGCGCCAATACCCTCCAGGCGTTGGACCATCTGGGCATTAATGCGGAGATGCGAACCGCGGAAACCGTTCCGGAGCAGATTGGGGCGCCTCTGCCCGCACTCGCCATTGACGGAAAAATCGTCGTTTCCGGCGTGGAGCCTTCCGTGCGCGAGCTGGAACTCCTACTCAAAGACCACCTGCAAGAACGGGAAGAGGATTCCCCCTGCGGAGCGTGCGGCATGGGATGCAACGGCATAAACGGCCCGGAAAACTGCCCCATGTGCGTACAGGACGGAAAGAACGGCAGCATGGCGGGCAGAATCATCGGTTTTGCCATCCTGCTCATGATCCTGTTCCTCGCGATGAAAATCCTGTCCTGA